From Cyanobacteriota bacterium, the proteins below share one genomic window:
- the typA gene encoding translational GTPase TypA, which produces MTYNYFALSQSTISHIRNLAIIAHVDHGKTTLLDAILSHTGSLDNHKEYDSCIMDSNPLERERGITISSKNTTVKYADHIINIIDTPGHSDFGGEVERVLGMVQGCLLLVDAFEGPMPQTRFVLKKAFEQGLKPIVVINKIDKPNTTIDRVIDNVLELFIDLGATDEQIDFPIIYASGIKGITSLDLEAALASTENDIKPLMDVILKTVPPAPGNVDAPFLFQAVSLDANDYMGRMQIGRILNGTVKVNDQVNWIDAVDKAVVKKKIARIYGFNGLAKVEIPEASAGMIIMIAGIEGANIGDTICDLSLTEALPSILIDEPTLEMVFSVNDSPFAGLEGKFVTSRQIKDRLEKELAVNVALRVQDTDRTDSFAVAGRGELHLGILIETMRREGYELQVSKPHIVKKIVDGAVHEPFEELVIDVPEENAGACIEALGKRKMEMIAMNTIQGRSVVTFHIPTRGLIGFNNDFVKITKGEGIMNHSFLDYRPSVGEMNRVRSGVLINLETGRVTPYALQQFADRGIFFIEPGIEVYKGMVVGEANRPQDITINLTKEKQLTNMRTSGSDTLVHLKTPKKMLLEEALVYINDDELVEVTPLNIRLRKTVLDKKEARATKPKGQP; this is translated from the coding sequence ATGACTTATAATTATTTTGCTTTGTCACAGTCAACTATTAGTCATATACGCAATCTTGCAATCATCGCTCACGTCGACCACGGGAAGACTACGCTTTTGGATGCGATTTTGAGCCATACCGGTAGCCTCGATAACCACAAGGAATATGATAGTTGCATCATGGATAGTAACCCTCTTGAAAGAGAGCGTGGAATTACTATTTCTAGTAAAAATACCACTGTTAAATATGCTGACCATATTATCAATATTATTGACACTCCGGGTCACTCGGATTTTGGTGGAGAAGTTGAGCGTGTACTTGGAATGGTACAAGGTTGTTTGCTTTTGGTTGATGCTTTTGAAGGACCGATGCCACAAACACGTTTTGTTTTGAAAAAGGCATTTGAACAGGGTTTGAAGCCAATCGTTGTTATTAACAAAATCGATAAACCAAATACTACTATTGATAGGGTGATAGACAATGTACTTGAGTTGTTTATTGATCTTGGTGCAACTGACGAACAAATTGATTTTCCGATTATTTATGCTTCAGGTATTAAAGGAATTACTAGTCTCGATTTGGAAGCTGCGCTTGCTAGCACTGAAAATGATATTAAACCATTGATGGATGTAATTCTTAAAACAGTACCACCAGCACCAGGCAATGTGGACGCACCGTTTTTGTTTCAAGCAGTGAGTCTTGATGCCAACGACTATATGGGTAGAATGCAAATCGGTAGAATCTTAAATGGTACTGTCAAAGTCAATGATCAAGTGAATTGGATTGATGCAGTTGACAAGGCTGTTGTTAAGAAAAAGATTGCACGAATTTATGGTTTTAATGGTCTTGCCAAAGTTGAGATTCCAGAAGCCAGCGCTGGTATGATCATTATGATTGCTGGAATTGAAGGTGCCAATATCGGTGACACGATTTGTGATCTAAGTCTTACTGAAGCTTTGCCATCAATATTGATTGATGAGCCTACTTTAGAGATGGTTTTTTCAGTGAATGATAGTCCTTTTGCTGGGCTTGAAGGCAAGTTTGTTACTTCAAGACAAATTAAAGATAGACTTGAAAAAGAATTGGCTGTCAATGTGGCACTTAGAGTGCAAGATACAGATAGAACAGATTCTTTTGCTGTTGCAGGTAGAGGTGAATTACATCTTGGAATTTTAATTGAGACTATGAGACGAGAGGGTTATGAGCTGCAGGTCTCTAAGCCACATATCGTTAAAAAGATAGTTGATGGTGCTGTTCATGAACCATTTGAGGAATTAGTAATTGACGTACCTGAAGAAAATGCTGGAGCTTGTATTGAAGCATTAGGCAAGCGCAAAATGGAAATGATTGCAATGAATACTATTCAAGGGCGATCAGTTGTGACTTTTCATATTCCAACTAGAGGTTTGATTGGTTTTAATAATGACTTTGTCAAAATTACCAAGGGTGAAGGAATCATGAATCATAGTTTTCTTGATTACAGACCTAGCGTTGGTGAGATGAATAGAGTCAGATCTGGAGTACTTATTAATTTAGAGACAGGAAGAGTGACTCCTTATGCCCTGCAGCAATTCGCTGATAGAGGGATTTTCTTTATTGAGCCTGGTATTGAGGTCTACAAAGGAATGGTAGTTGGGGAGGCTAACCGCCCGCAGGATATTACAATCAACTTAACTAAAGAAAAACAACTTACTAATATGAGAACTTCTGGTTCTGATACTTTGGTGCATTTGAAAACACCTAAAAAGATGTTACTAGAAGAAGCTTTGGTATATATCAATGATGATGAGTTGGTTGAAGTTACTCCTTTGAATATACGTTTGCGTAAAACAGTATTGGATAAAAAAGAAGCGAGAGCCACTAAGCCTAAAGGGCAGCCATAA